A genome region from Gossypium hirsutum isolate 1008001.06 chromosome A04, Gossypium_hirsutum_v2.1, whole genome shotgun sequence includes the following:
- the LOC107948443 gene encoding mitochondrial fission protein ELM1 isoform X2, giving the protein MRPIRLPELPIGRRSAAEVFEAGIYGIIKRVVVIGNGFSGAENQCIGLVRALGLSGCHTLYRVTRPRGGINKWLHWLPVSLHKKLDYVMRQICIYSGVQVEAGWSKVVPFTIEKTGLSSVIEADAKQIAMMARDTFEKEGPLLVIASGRDTISVASSIKRLATENVFLVQIQHPRSRLNRFDLVITPQHDYYPLTPHGQRQIPWFLQRWITPRRPPDRHMVLTVGALHLADSAALRSAASVWHDELAPLARPLLVVNIGGPTSSCQYGADLAKQLIAMLQNVLWSCGSVRISFSRRTPEKVSKILLKEFSSNPKVYIWDGEGPNPHMGHLAWADAFVITADSVSMLSEASTTGKPVYVIGAERCTWKFADFQKSLWKRGAVRPFTGKEDISESWSYPPLNDTAEAASQVMKALADRGWTIDA; this is encoded by the exons ATGAGACCCATAAGGCTTCCTGAACTGCCCATAGGACGGAGGAGCGCGGCGGAGGTGTTCGAAGCCGGGATTTATGGGATAATCAAACGGGTTGTTGTGATTGGAAATGGCTTCTCGGGAGCTGAGAATCAATGCATCGGTTTGGTTCGGGCTTTAGGTCTCTCGGGttgtcatactttatat CGTGTTACAAGGCCAAGAGGAGGAATCAATAAGTGGCTACATTGGCTTCCGGTTTCTCttcataaaaaattggattatGTTATGAGGCAAATTTGCATCTATTCAGGAGTTCAAGTGGAAGCTGGATGGAGTAAAGTGGTTCCTTTTACAATTGAAAAAACTG GGTTGTCCAGTGTAATAGAAGCTGATGCAAAACAAATTGCAATGATGGCACGGGATACATTTGAGAA GGAGGGCCCTCTGTTGGTCATCGCGTCTGGTCGGGATACAATCTCTGTTGCGAGCTCCATTAAACGGTTAGCCACAGAAAATGTTTTTCTTGTTCAg ATACAACATCCACGGTCACGGCTGAATAGGTTTGATTTAGTGATTACTCCTCAGCATGATTATTATCCATTGACTCCTCATGGACAGAGACAAATTCCTTGGTTTCTCCAGAGGTGGATAACTCCTCGCAGACCTCCTGATAGACATATG GTTCTCACTGTGGGAGCTCTTCATCTGGCTGATTCTGCTGCATTAAGAAGTGCTGCTTCAGTCTGGCATGATGAACTGGCTCCGCTTGCGAGGCCCTTGCTTGTTGTCAACATTGGAGGGCCAACAA GCAGCTGTCAATATGGTGCGGATCTTGCAAAGCAGTTAATAGCTATGCTGCAGAATGTTCTATGGAGTTGCGGCAGCGTCAGGATATCTTTCTCGAGAAGGACTCCTGAGAAG GTATCAAAAATCTTATTGAAGGAGTTTAGTTCTAATCCAAAGGTTTACATTTGGGATGGTGAAG GTCCTAATCCACACATGGGACATCTGGCTTGGGCTGATGCTTTTGTTATCACAGCAGACTCGGTAAGCATGTTGAGTGAGGCTTCCACTACAGG AAAACCAGTCTATGTTATAGGAGCTGAGAGATGTACATGGAAGTTTGCTGACTTCCAAAAGTCTCTGTGGAAACGAGGAGCAGTTCGTCCTTTCACTGGCAAAGAGGAT ATATCTGAGAGCTGGAGCTATCCACCGTTAAATGACACAGCAGAGGCCGCTAGCCAGGTGATGAAGGCACTTGCTGATCGAGGATGGACAATAGACGCATAA
- the LOC107948443 gene encoding mitochondrial fission protein ELM1 isoform X1, producing the protein MRPIRLPELPIGRRSAAEVFEAGIYGIIKRVVVIGNGFSGAENQCIGLVRALGLSGCHTLYRVTRPRGGINKWLHWLPVSLHKKLDYVMRQICIYSGVQVEAGWSKVVPFTIEKTGLSSVIEADAKQIAMMARDTFEKEGPLLVIASGRDTISVASSIKRCLIYKAICMFPLKLFNCFDFVDLGDFTIQHPRSRLNRFDLVITPQHDYYPLTPHGQRQIPWFLQRWITPRRPPDRHMVLTVGALHLADSAALRSAASVWHDELAPLARPLLVVNIGGPTSSCQYGADLAKQLIAMLQNVLWSCGSVRISFSRRTPEKVSKILLKEFSSNPKVYIWDGEGPNPHMGHLAWADAFVITADSVSMLSEASTTGKPVYVIGAERCTWKFADFQKSLWKRGAVRPFTGKEDISESWSYPPLNDTAEAASQVMKALADRGWTIDA; encoded by the exons ATGAGACCCATAAGGCTTCCTGAACTGCCCATAGGACGGAGGAGCGCGGCGGAGGTGTTCGAAGCCGGGATTTATGGGATAATCAAACGGGTTGTTGTGATTGGAAATGGCTTCTCGGGAGCTGAGAATCAATGCATCGGTTTGGTTCGGGCTTTAGGTCTCTCGGGttgtcatactttatat CGTGTTACAAGGCCAAGAGGAGGAATCAATAAGTGGCTACATTGGCTTCCGGTTTCTCttcataaaaaattggattatGTTATGAGGCAAATTTGCATCTATTCAGGAGTTCAAGTGGAAGCTGGATGGAGTAAAGTGGTTCCTTTTACAATTGAAAAAACTG GGTTGTCCAGTGTAATAGAAGCTGATGCAAAACAAATTGCAATGATGGCACGGGATACATTTGAGAA GGAGGGCCCTCTGTTGGTCATCGCGTCTGGTCGGGATACAATCTCTGTTGCGAGCTCCATTAAACG GTGCTTGATATACAAGGCAATTTGTATGTTTCCTTTGAAGTTATTCAACTGTTTCGACTTTGTAGACCTGGGTGATTTCACA ATACAACATCCACGGTCACGGCTGAATAGGTTTGATTTAGTGATTACTCCTCAGCATGATTATTATCCATTGACTCCTCATGGACAGAGACAAATTCCTTGGTTTCTCCAGAGGTGGATAACTCCTCGCAGACCTCCTGATAGACATATG GTTCTCACTGTGGGAGCTCTTCATCTGGCTGATTCTGCTGCATTAAGAAGTGCTGCTTCAGTCTGGCATGATGAACTGGCTCCGCTTGCGAGGCCCTTGCTTGTTGTCAACATTGGAGGGCCAACAA GCAGCTGTCAATATGGTGCGGATCTTGCAAAGCAGTTAATAGCTATGCTGCAGAATGTTCTATGGAGTTGCGGCAGCGTCAGGATATCTTTCTCGAGAAGGACTCCTGAGAAG GTATCAAAAATCTTATTGAAGGAGTTTAGTTCTAATCCAAAGGTTTACATTTGGGATGGTGAAG GTCCTAATCCACACATGGGACATCTGGCTTGGGCTGATGCTTTTGTTATCACAGCAGACTCGGTAAGCATGTTGAGTGAGGCTTCCACTACAGG AAAACCAGTCTATGTTATAGGAGCTGAGAGATGTACATGGAAGTTTGCTGACTTCCAAAAGTCTCTGTGGAAACGAGGAGCAGTTCGTCCTTTCACTGGCAAAGAGGAT ATATCTGAGAGCTGGAGCTATCCACCGTTAAATGACACAGCAGAGGCCGCTAGCCAGGTGATGAAGGCACTTGCTGATCGAGGATGGACAATAGACGCATAA
- the LOC107949294 gene encoding casparian strip membrane protein 1 has translation MMKSSDHSSINVAESSGVEKGKGSLIATSREQKKGFKKGLGILDFLLRLGAIISTIAAAATMGTSDETLPFFSQFFQFEASYDDLPTLMFFVIAMALVGAYLVLSLPFSLVTIVRPHAVAPRLLLFILDTVVLTLATAAGAAAAAIVYLAQNGNPNTNWLSICDQFGDFCQGVSGAVVASFFTVVVLMSLILLSAFALKKH, from the exons atgatgaagAGCAGTGATCACTCAAGCATTAATGTGGCAGAGTCGAGCGGCGTTGAAAAAGGCAAAGGATCACTCATTGCTACATCCAGGGAGCAAAAGAAGGGATTCAAGAAAGGGTTGGGTATTTTGGACTTCCTTCTGAGACTAGGAGCCATTATTTCAACTATAGCCGCTGCTGCTACCATGGGAACCAGTGATGAAACTCTTCCTTTCTTCAGTCAATTCTTCCAGTTCGAAGCCAGTTATGATGATCTTCCCACACTTAT GTTTTTTGTGATCGCAATGGCACTAGTTGGCGCATATCTCGTCCTTTCCCTTCCTTTCTCCTTAGTTACCATCGTCCGCCCTCACGCAGTTGCGCCGAGACTCCTCCTTTTCATTTTGGACACT GTGGTATTGACTTTAGCAACCGCGGCCGGCGCAGCGGCAGCAGCCATAGTCTACTTGGCTCAGAATGGGAACCCGAACACAAACTGGCTAAGCATCTGCGACCAATTCGGTGATTTTTGCCAGGGTGTGAGCGGCGCTGTGGTGGCATCGTTCTTTACTGTTGTGGTTCTGATGTCGTTGATTCTTCTGTCTGCTTTTGCCCTCAAAAAGCACTAA